From one Thermanaeromonas sp. C210 genomic stretch:
- the ychF gene encoding redox-regulated ATPase YchF — protein MSLTCGIIGLPLVGKTTLFNLLTRSEAETSAFGGRTKTNIRTAPIPDPRLDFLASLYRPRKITPATLEVIDVPGFNPGAGASFLAAVREVDALIHVVRVFRDEAVPHVEGNLNPVRDLDTVQAELLLADLQLVETRLERIAASKKIKGEMQAEQAALRRCREVLEAEKPLSEAGLTEEEWQALRHMEFLTTKPLLVVINIDEDQLHQGSYPGRDEVEAYARHRGFPLLTLCAKLEVEIARLEPEDREVFLKEMGIQEPGIHRVARAVYRRLGLISFLTAGEDEVRAWTIREGTRAKEAAGKVHSDMERGFIRAEVVRFDDLQALGSMAKVREKGLVRLEGKDYVVADGDIINFRFNV, from the coding sequence TTGTCCCTGACTTGTGGCATTATCGGCCTGCCCCTGGTAGGTAAGACAACATTGTTTAACCTCCTTACCCGGTCGGAAGCCGAAACTTCGGCCTTTGGCGGCCGGACCAAGACCAATATCCGTACGGCTCCCATTCCCGATCCACGGCTGGATTTCCTGGCTTCCCTTTACCGCCCGCGCAAGATTACGCCGGCTACCCTCGAGGTCATCGATGTGCCCGGCTTTAACCCCGGGGCTGGAGCCTCCTTTTTGGCCGCCGTGAGGGAGGTGGACGCCCTGATCCACGTGGTGCGCGTTTTCCGGGACGAAGCCGTGCCCCACGTGGAGGGTAACCTCAATCCTGTGCGCGACCTGGATACCGTCCAGGCCGAACTCCTCCTGGCCGACCTCCAATTGGTAGAAACCAGGCTGGAGCGGATTGCGGCCAGCAAGAAGATTAAGGGGGAGATGCAGGCGGAGCAGGCGGCCCTACGGCGCTGCCGAGAGGTCCTGGAAGCCGAAAAGCCCCTGTCCGAAGCCGGCCTGACCGAGGAGGAATGGCAGGCCTTGCGGCATATGGAGTTTTTGACTACCAAGCCCCTCCTGGTGGTGATCAATATCGATGAAGACCAGCTTCACCAGGGTTCTTACCCCGGCCGGGATGAGGTTGAGGCCTATGCCCGGCATAGGGGTTTCCCCCTTCTGACCCTGTGTGCCAAGCTGGAGGTGGAGATAGCCCGGCTGGAGCCGGAGGACAGGGAAGTATTCCTAAAGGAGATGGGGATCCAGGAACCCGGCATCCACCGTGTGGCCAGGGCTGTCTATCGAAGGCTGGGCCTCATTTCCTTCCTCACCGCCGGGGAAGACGAGGTGCGGGCGTGGACCATCCGGGAGGGCACCCGGGCTAAGGAAGCGGCGGGCAAGGTTCACTCCGATATGGAGCGGGGTTTTATACGGGCGGAAGTGGTCCGATTTGACGATCTCCAGGCCCTGGGCAGCATGGCCAAGGTGAGGGAGAAGGGATTGGTGCGGCTGGAAGGCAAAGACTATGTGGTGGCCGACGGCGATATAATTAACTTTCGTTTTAACGTGTAG